In Primulina huaijiensis isolate GDHJ02 chromosome 4, ASM1229523v2, whole genome shotgun sequence, the DNA window AGCTTATGATCATTTGCATCAGCTAGTTGTGAGATATCATCGAAACAATTCATGAATTCGGCAGATtttcagtttggctaaattcGAGTTTCAGTTTCCATCTTGAgttaacaacttcacacttgagtaaatatattataaacacaataacaagttttattatcatcaaaatcaagaatattgCTAGAATTTCTAAACCCAACACATGTATTACATGAATAATAACAGTCAATTCATGAGCgtcataattaataatttaataataacaagGTAATATTTAGGTTTACGCTATGCTACATCGAAAAGATCCATGTATATATGGTATAACCGGAGAACTATTACCAAATGTACATGTCTCACATAAAATTTACCTGAGACATATACAAATTACAAATTCTCAAAATACACATTATTATTTCATCTGATATCGTAGCATATATAGATTTATTGACAATATatagtatatgtatatattgatTTCATGGACACTTCTTCCGGCCGTCGTGAGTCGTCATATTGGCATAGCAGGGGCAAACGTCTTGGTTACCGGAGGTGCCGGGAGGCACGCAATCGCAGCGAGCGCAGCAAGTCCCACAAGCCCTGTGGCATATCTTCTGCCTTGATGCTAATTGGCACCTCCTAGTACATTCTTTGCCACAATCTGTACGTGTTTGAGAGATAGTAAATTGTGAATTTGCtagtttttatttatcaaattaagTAAGGTGAACACTCCCAATCATCTTCTGTACTAAAAGAGAAAAAtcctaaaaaaatttctatgtatactatatttttatgctatgatttaaagattcatGTTATTTAAATTTCCGAGTTTAATTGTAATCGAACTGGATAATATCACATATAAATTAAACATAAGAGAAAAGATATAGTCATGTAGTGATCTTGGCAAGTGATTATAACCTATTTTTGCTTCAAGGGCATCCACTCCGAGCGCTTTGATGCTAACCTggaaataaagaaaacaaatcaaatcttttcatGCTATAATTTAGTAAGAACTAAGCTaggaaataaattaattattaatttagtgAAAAGTGCAAAAAGTAcccataataattattattatatataactaTAGATACACAcgaaattttaagattttttttccatatattCGATGCGGTGTCAAAAACGATGATGTTCGccggatttttttttatttttttataaaaagttGTGATTATGCATACATGTTTtgggaaaattaaaattatcgcTCACGTGAAAAATCGAAAAGCAAAAcacttaaattaaaagtttgttTACAATCTcgtgttttcaaaaatcaaggCAAATTATATTCATCTGATTTGCTGAGGGTTACAAACATCGCTCGCGTGAAAAATCGAAAAGCAAAAcacctaaattaaaagtttgttTACAATCttgtgttttcaaaaatcaaagcACATTATATTCATCTGATTTGCTGAGGGTTATAATCATCGTTCACGTGAAAAATCGAAAAGC includes these proteins:
- the LOC140975872 gene encoding gibberellin-regulated protein 11 — translated: MDCGKECTRRCQLASRQKICHRACGTCCARCDCVPPGTSGNQDVCPCYANMTTHDGRKKCP